The proteins below come from a single Miscanthus floridulus cultivar M001 chromosome 1, ASM1932011v1, whole genome shotgun sequence genomic window:
- the LOC136504999 gene encoding endo-1,4-beta-xylanase 5-like, with the protein MEERGVPAMGRAQALFQSLLWVAMLSVARVVQSLPYDYSSSSECLPEPLEPQYGGGILRNANFSAGLQGWSSFGYGAVEEGLSASGNSYGVARNRTRPYQSVSQKVYLQNDTHYTLSAWLQVSNGSADIRAVVKTNGDFIHAGGVEARSGCWSILKGGLTAPASGAAELYFESNTTTVDIWVDNVSLQPFSREEWAAHHHAAIKSARKKTVRLRARDSSGKPVPGAQVRIEHVRNGFPLGSAMSAEILQSPAYQRWFTSRFTVTTFENEMKWYSTEQVQGREDYSVPDAMLRFAKSHGIAVRGHNVFWDQPSQQPSWVQSLSYQQLQQATARRIKSVMSRYAGQVIAWDVVNENLHFNFFEGKFGWDASAEFYGKAHQLDAQALMSMNEYNTLEWPGDPMAGPSKYLGKLFQIKKFPSNTNDARMAIGLEGHFSVPSIPYIRAALDTMSEANAPIWLTEIDVAPGPNQAQYLEQILREVYAHPAVHGIILWTARHPQGCYVMCLTDSNFRNLPTGDVVDKLIAEWMTHSHAAVADANGYYEAELFHGDYKVTVSHPVANSTVVQSLSVDRETDPDSEYTIHV; encoded by the exons atggaaGAGAGGGGGGTTCCAGCAATGGGGAGAGCCCAAGCCTTGTTCCAGTCGCTGCTGTGGGTCGCCATGCTGAGTG TTGCTCGCGTGGTGCAATCTCTTCCTTACGACTACTCGTCGAGCTCTGAG TGCTTGCCGGAGCCGCTGGAGCCTCAGTACGGCGGCGGCATCCTCCGGAACGCCAACTTCAGCGCCGGCCTCCAGGGCTGGTCGTCGTTCGGGTACGGCGCCGTCGAGGAAGGCTTGTCAGCGAGCGGCAACAGCTACGGCGTGGCGCGCAACCGGACCCGGCCGTACCAGAGCGTCAGCCAGAAGGTGTACCTGCAGAATGACACGCACTACACTCTGTCAG CTTGGTTGCAGGTCAGCAATGGTAGCGCCGATATCAGAGCTGTGGTGAAGACCAACGGCGACTTCATCCACGCCGGCGGCGTCGAAGCGCGGTCCGGCTGCTGGTCTATTCTCAAAGGCGGCCTCACCGCCCCCGCCTCCGGAGCAGCAGAACTCTACTTCGAG AGCAACACGACGACGGTGGACATATGGGTGGACAACGTCTCGCTGCAGCCCTTCTCCCGCGAGGAGTGGGCGGCGCACCACCACGCGGCCATCAAGTCGGCGCGCAAGAAGACGGTGCGGCTCCGCGCCAGGGACTCCTCCGGCAAGCCCGTGCCGGGCGCGCAGGTGCGCATCGAGCACGTCCGGAACGGCTTCCCGCTGGGGTCGGCCATGAGCGCGGAGATCCTGCAGAGCCCGGCGTACCAGCGTTGGTTCACGTCGCGGTTCACGGTGACCACGTTCGAGAACGAGATGAAGTGGTACAGCACGGAGCAAGTGCAGGGGCGCGAAGACTACTCGGTCCCCGACGCGATGCTGAGGTTCGCCAAGAGCCACGGCATCGCGGTGCGCGGCCACAACGTGTTCTGGGACCAGCCGAGCCAGCAGCCGTCCTGGGTGCAGTCGCTGTCGTACCAGCAGCTCCAGCAGGCGACGGCGCGGCGGATCAAGTCGGTGATGTCGCGGTACGCCGGGCAGGTGATCGCGTGGGACGTGGTGAACGAGAACCTCCACTTCAACTTCTTCGAGGGCAAGTTCGGGTGGGACGCGTCGGCGGAGTTCTACGGCAAGGCGCACCAGCTGGACGCGCAGGCGCTCATGTCCATGAACGAGTACAACACGCTGGAGTGGCCCGGCGACCCGATGGCCGGGCCCAGCAAGTACCTGGGCAAGCTGTTCCAGATCAAGAAGTTCCCGAGCAACACCAACGACGCTAGGATGGCCATCGGCCTGGAGGGCCACTTCTCCGTGCCCAGCATCCCCTACATCCGCGCCGCGCTCGACACCATGTCCGAGGCTAACGCGCCCATCTGGCTCACCGAGATCGACGTCGCGCCGGGGCCCAACCAGGCGCAATACCTGGAGCAGATACTCAGGGAGGTGTACGCGCACCCGGCCGTGCACGGCATCATCCTCTGGACGGCGCGCCACCCGCAGGGCTGCTACGTCATGTGCCTCACCGACAGCAACTTCAGGAACCTACCCACCGGCGACGTCGTCGACAAGCTCATCGCGGAGTGGATGACGCACTCGCACGCCGCCGTGGCGGACGCCAACGGATACTACGAGGCCGAGCTGTTCCACGGGGACTACAAGGTCACCGTCAGCCACCCGGTGGCCAACTCCACCGTGGTGCAGAGCCTGAGCGTCGACAGGGAGACCGACCCCGATAGCGAGTACACCATACACGTCTAG
- the LOC136505005 gene encoding endo-1,4-beta-xylanase 5-like, producing the protein MMVSTGKLVFILLIVLFEGSLVTSKKGYSSEQPSEKGGGYSSKETSEKADDSSKKSSGKVPYDYSANIECIKEPEKPLYGGGIISAADSGSKKCPVKGSVLKVELRKDHHYALSVWLKFSKGTGDITAIIVTPDGKFNTAGAIVAQSGCWTLLKGGATSFAEGKGDLFFQSNSTAEIMAESIALQGFSFEEWNAHRDEVVAKERKKKVKITVECGGKPLPDAELSVEWVAKGFPLGNAMTKEILDMPKYEEWFTKRFKWATMENEMKWYSTEYNEGQEGFEVADKMLELAEKHNIKVRGHNVFWDDQSHQMPWVSKLSTDKLKAAVAKHLKSVVSRYAGKVIHWDVVNENLHFSFFEDKLGKDASGEIFKEVAKLDSKPILFMNEFNTIEQPCDLAPLPTKYLAKLKQIQSYPGNEDLKYGIGLESHFDKPNIPYMRGSLDTLAAAKVPIWLTEVDVTKGPKQVEFLEEVMREGFGHPGVKGIVLWAAWHAKGCYVMCLTDNNFKNLPQGDVVDKLLDEWRKVPEKPKTDSKGVFEAELFHGEYQVTVKHASLKEPIVQTVDLDSKSEAAIKA; encoded by the exons ATGATGGTTTCCACAGGAAAGTTGGTCTTCATCTTGTTGATCGTGCTATTTGAAG GATCCTTGGTCACTTCAAAAAAGGGCTATTCTTCAGAACAGCCATCAGAAAAGGGCGGTGGCTATTCCTCCAAGGAAACATCAGAAAAGGCCGACGAttcctcaaagaaatcatcaGGAAAGGTCCCCTATGACTACTCAGCAAACATTGAG TGCATCAAGGAGCCGGAGAAACCTCTGTATGGAGGCGGCATCATCAGCGCCGCCGACTCTGGCAGCAAGAAGTGCCCTGTCAAGGGCTCCGTCCTCAAGGTCGAGCTCAGGAAGGACCACCACTACGCACTCTCCG TTTGGCTCAAGTTTTCCAAGGGCACCGGCGACATCACTGCCATAATCGTGACGCCCGATGGCAAGTTCAACACCGCCGGCGCGATCGTGGCCCAGTCCGGCTGCTGGACCTTGCTCAAGGGTGGAGCCACCTCCTTCGCCGAAGGCAAGGGCGATCTCTTCTTCCAG AGCAACTCAACCGCGGAGATCATGGCGGAGAGCATAGCGCTGCAGGGCTTCAGCTTTGAAGAATGGAACGCTCACCGCGATGAAGTCGTCGCCAAG GAACGCAAGAAGAAGGTGAAGATCACGGTGGAGTGCGGCGGCAAGCCACTGCCGGACGCGGAGCTGTCTGTGGAGTGGGTGGCCAAGGGCTTCCCCCTGGGCAACGCCATGACCAAGGAGATCCTGGACATGCCCAAGTACGAGGAGTGGTTCACGAAGCGGTTCAAGTGGGCGACGATGGAGAACGAGATGAAGTGGTACAGCACGGAGTACAACGAGGGGCAGGAAGGGTTCGAGGTGGCGGACAAGATGTTGGAGCTggcggagaagcacaacatcAAGGTGCGTGGCCACAACGTGTTCTGGGACGACCAGAGCCACCAGATGCCGTGGGTGAGCAAGCTCAGCACCGACAAGCTCAAGGCCGCCGTGGCCAAGCACCTCAAGAGCGTCGTCTCCCGCTACGCCGGCAAGGTCATCCACTGGGACGTGGTGAACGAGAACCTCCACTTCAGCTTCTTCGAGGACAAGCTCGGCAAGGACGCGTCCGGGGAGATCTTCAAGGAGGTGGCCAAGCTGGACAGCAAGCCAATCCTGTTCATGAACGAGTTCAACACCATCGAGCAGCCCTGCGACCTGGCGCCGCTGCCAACCAAGTACCTGGCCAAGCTGAAGCAGATCCAGTCGTACCCGGGCAACGAGGACCTCAAGTACGGCATCGGCCTGGAGAGCCACTTCGACAAGCCCAACATCCCCTACATGAGGGGCTCCCTGGACACGCTCGCGGCGGCCAAGGTGCCCATCTGGCTCACCGAGGTGGACGTCACCAAGGGGCCCAAGCAGGTGGAGTTCCTGGAGGAGGTGATGAGGGAGGGGTTCGGCCACCCAGGCGTCAAGGGCATCGTCCTGTGGGCGGCCTGGCACGCCAAGGGCTGCTACGTCATGTGCCTCACCGACAACAACTTCAAGAACCTGCCGCAGGGGGACGTCGTCGACAAGCTCCTGGACGAGTGGAGGAAAGTGCCCGAGAAGCCCAAGACGGACAGCAAGGGTGTGTTCGAGGCCGAGCTCTTCCACGGCGAGTACCAGGTCACCGTCAAGCACGCGTCGCTCAAGGAGCCCATCGTGCAGACGGTGGACCTCGACTCCAAATCAGAGGCCGCCATTAAGGCCTAA
- the LOC136468094 gene encoding uncharacterized protein, whose translation MSALEAIIAAVPAEYKEPLGAKSSAKETLEFKDGESVEDFFLRLQTLFSKLRSHGVTIDEEEAVSEYLHYVPANYIQIALSIETMLDLSTLTIENADEDDEATLLMMTFCALHDVKAKEKGEVVAVEGHGKALKAVHLDEPRSQVHLERVGGEMEQRWYLDSGTSNHMTGSKETFFELDGNVIGTLKFGDSSRVTIRGRSTIIFRCQNDEHRALTDVYYIPQLRSSIISIGQLDKRGNEVLIKDSVLRIRDREQRLLTKVKRS comes from the exons atgtcagcattggaagCCATCATCGctgctgtgccagcggagtacaaggagccgttgggggcgaagagctctgctaaggagacgttggag ttcaaggatggtgagtcggtggaggacttcttccTCCGCCTGCAAACGCTcttcagcaagctgaggagccacggtgtcaccatcgacgaagaagaggcggtctccgaGTACCTCCACTACGTGCCGGCGAACTACATCCAGATTGCTCTctctatagagacgatgctggacttgtccaccctcaccattgagaat gctgatgaggatgatgaggccactctcctgatgatgACGTTTTGTGCATTGCACGACGTTAAGgcgaaggagaagggagaggtggtggcggtggaagggcacggcaaggctctgaaggctgtccaCCTCGACGAACCGCGCTCCCAAGTCCACCTCGAACGTGTGGGTGGTGAgatggagcagcggtggtacctggactctggcaccagcaaccacatgacgggctctaaGGAAACCTTCTTCGAGCTCGACGGCAACGTGATCGGCACGCTGAAGTTCGGTGACAGCTCAAGGGTGACGATCCGAGGACgcagcaccatcatcttcaggtgccagaacgacgAGCACCGCGCTCTgacagatgtatattacatcccgcagctacgttcaagcatcatcagcattggccaacTGGATAAGCGCGGCAACGAGGTACTGATTAAGGACagcgtcctcaggatcagggaccgggagcagcggcttcttaccaaggtgaagaggtcctga
- the LOC136505013 gene encoding elongator complex protein 5-like, producing the protein MAEAVVRCLRDGRLDGEHAPALAVEGSLQCCPLAAGAMLHIAAAFASLVAAGKAQARGLVVVAFDRSPLVYLEFMRRRGLDTNALDRCVRILDCYSDPLGWKQKIQNQQHQGNSAKQFSTNKENITVYRSVKDVTKLMSSITELGGGFEGEGKKYFSVAVDSISSMLRHASVPSISGLLTNLRSHEQVSSIFWMIHSDLHEPKVPRAFECLSTMVACVEPALVDPVCGESPGNLSVLEQNYSKAKFIVRLKRRNGRVKHLYEDLYIEGNDIKFDSTPSVSIEVNQSLVPKAQFNLELSEKERSDRANVVLPFEHQGNGEPIRIYDGRRSLPEAQHDLSLTAPALVDEIKAPKSGTAKGEIHYFRDSDDEQPDSDEDPDDDLDI; encoded by the exons aTGGCGGAGGCGGTCGTGAGGTGCCTCCGGGACGGACGGCTCGACGGCGAGCACGCGCCGGCGCTGGCTGTGGAGGGATCACTCCAGTGCTGCCCGCTCGCGGCGGGCGCGATGCTCCACATCGCGGCCGCATTCGCCTCCCTGGTCGCCGCAGGGAAGGCGCAGGCTAG GGGGCTGGTGGTCGTGGCATTTGATCGGAGCCCACTGGTGTACCTGGAATTCATGCGGCGCCGCGGCCTCGACACAAATGCTTTGGACCGATG TGTTCGAATATTGGATTGCTATTCTGACCCCCTTGGATGGAAGCAGAAGATTCAAAATCAGCAGCATCAAGGGAACAGTGCAAAGCAGTTCTCAACAAACAAAGAGAACATTACTGTTTATAGAAGTGTGAAGGATGTTACAAAATTGATGTCCTCCATTACTGAACTTGGAGGAG GTTTTGAAGGAGAAGGCAAAAAGTATTTTTCTGTGGCAGTTGACTCA ATTAGCTCCATGTTAAGGCATGCTTCAGTGCCATCAATTTCAGGCCTTCTTACTAATCTTCGAAGCCATG AACAAGTATCATCAATCTTTTGGATGATACATTCAGACCTCCATGAGCCCAAGGTGCCCCGAGCATTTGAATGTCTTTCCACTATGGTTGCTTGTGTGGAGCCAGCGCTTGTGGATCCTGTTTGTGGAGAGAGTCCTGGAAACTTGTCTGTCCTTGAGCAAAATTATTCAAAAGCAAAATTTATTGTGCGCCTTAAAAGACGAAATGGACGGGTGAAGCACCTT TACGAGGACCTGTATATTGAGGGGAATGATATCAAATTTGATTCAACTCCTTCTGTAAGTATAGAAGTGAACCAAAGTCTAGTGCCTAAG GCTCAGTTCAATCTTGAGCTGTCAGAGAAGGAGCGCAGTGACAGGGCAAATGTTGTTCTTCCTTTTGAACATCAAG GAAATGGCGAACCAATTCGTATATATGATGGTCGCCGGTCCCTACCTGAGGCTCAACATGACCTGAGCTTAACCGCACCGGCCCTTGTGGATGAAATAAAAGCTCCCAAATCTGGAACTGCAAAGGGTGAAATACATTACTTCCGTGACTCAGATGACGagcaacctgactcagatgaagACCCAGATGATGATTTGGACATATAA
- the LOC136505021 gene encoding uncharacterized protein has translation MKACAKAAGERLPLVCAPSTRRPLARSFVKVSRLPSQYETKSQVSCSVRVSESTAHRIDATAENIFPAIKDHVLKATDAINRGEVIAVPTDTIYGFACDACSAGAVNRIYEIKGRIQTRPLAICVADVSDISRFALVDHLPHGLLDSLLPGPVTVVLKRGENSILETSLNPGLDSIGVRVPDLDFIRSIAHGAGSALALTSANLSGQPSSVCVKDFEGLWPHCSYVFDGGVLPSGRAGSTIVDLITPGFYKILRDGSSRKETAAVLGKFGFVEAS, from the exons aTGAAGGCGTGCGCGAAGGCGGCGGGGGAGAGGCTGCCGCTGGTCTGTGCTCCGTCAACCAGGCGGCCTCTCGCTCGGAG CTTTGTTAAGGTAAGCAGATTACCCTCTCAATATGAGACGAAGTCTCAAGTATCCTGCTCAGTTAGGGTGTCAGAAAGCACAGCTCACAGAATAGATGCCACAGCAGAAAACATTTTCCCAGCAATAAAAGATCATGTCTTGAAAGCAACTGATGCAATCAACAGAGGAGAAGTGATTGCGGTGCCCACTGATACCATATACGGGTTTGCGTGTGATGCCTG CTCTGCGGGAGCAGTTAATCGTATTTATGAGATCAAAGGGCGCATACAAACACGGCCTCTGGCAATTTGTGTTGCTGATGTCTCAGACATATCACGGTTTGCTTTAGTGGACCACTTGCCACATGGCTTGCTTGATAGTCTACTTCCTGGGCCTGTCACTGTTGTTCTAAAACGAG GTGAAAACAGCATATTAGAGACATCACTTAATCCTGGCTTGGATAGCATTGGAGTTCGTGTGCCGGATCTGGATTTCATACGATCCATTGCTCATGGTGCTGGAAGTGCACTTGCACTTACAAGCGCCAACTTAAGCGGACAGCCTAGTAGTGTCTGTGTCAAAGATTTTGAGGGTTTATGGCCACATTGTTCATATGTCTTTGATGGTGGAGTACTTCCTTCTGGGCGTGCTGGTTCAACAATTGTTGATCTAATAACACCAGGATTTTACAAGATATTGAGAGATGGAAG CTCAAGGAAGGAAACAGCAGCAGTGCTTGGCAAGTTCGGCTTTGTTGAAGCTTCGTGA
- the LOC136505026 gene encoding endo-1,4-beta-xylanase 5-like, translated as MTTKVNGLMDKLAFWLGWIALLQGCMVKSLPYDYSASIECLPEPLEPQYGGGILRNADFSAGLRGWSTFGYGSIAESTSAAGNGFAVALNRTRAYQSVSQKVYLQGDTHYTLSAWLQVSDASADVRAVVKTVGDFVHAGGVVAKAGCWSMLKGGLTAASSGSAELYFESNATVDLWVDSVSLKPFSKDEWTAHRAQSVVVARKKMVRLQATDSAGKPLEGAAVSLDAVRINFPLGAAVSRYILTNSAYQTWFASRFAVATFENEMKWYSTEPAPGREDYTVPDAMMAFAKSNGIAVRGHNVFWDQPSQQPGWVQSLPYPQLLAAASRRIRSVVSRYAGQVIGWDVVNENLHFNFYEGRFGWDASTAFYAAARLLDAGSALMFMNEYNTLEQPGDMAALPARYLQRLQQIIAAYPENGAGMAIGLEGHFTNPNIPYMRAALDTLAQAGIPVWLTEVDVAPGPSQAQHLEEVLREAYAHPAVQGIVIWSAWRPQGCYVMCLTDNNFKNLPQGDVVDRLIAEWRATPEAGATDAQGYFEAELVHGEYKVTVSHPALNSSISRSVKVELGTGSEHYFIDMQV; from the exons ATGACGACCAAAGTTAACGGTCTGATGGATAAACTGGCCTTCTGGCTCGGATGGATTGCTCTCCTGCAAG GCTGCATGGTGAAATCTCTTCCATACGATTACTCTGCAAGCATCGAG TGCTTGCCGGAGCCGCTGGAGCCGCAGTACGGCGGCGGCATCCTCCGTAACGCCGACTTCAGCGCGGGCCTCCGGGGCTGGTCCACCTTCGGCTACGGCAGCATCGCGGAGAGCACGTCGGCGGCGGGCAACGGGTTCGCCGTCGCGCTCAACCGGACGCGGGCGTACCAGAGCGTCAGCCAGAAGGTGTACCTGCAGGGCGACACGCACTACACCCTCTCCG CGTGGTTGCAGGTCAGCGACGCAAGCGCCGACGTGCGGGCCGTCGTCAAGACCGTCGGTGACTTCGTCCACGCCGGCGGCGTCGTCGCCAAGGCCGGGTGCTGGTCCATGCTCAAGGGCGGCCTCACCGCCGCGTCTTCGGGTTCGGCCGAGCTCTACTTCGAG AGCAACGCTACGGTGGACCTGTGGGTGGACAGCGTGTCGCTGAAGCCCTTCTCCAAGGACGAGTGGACGGCGCACCGCGCCCAGTCCGTGGTGGTGGCGCGCAAGAAGATGGTGAGGCTTCAGGCGACGGACTCCGCCGGGAAGCCGCTGGAGGGCGCGGCGGTGTCCCTGGACGCGGTCCGGATCAACTTCCCGCTGGGCGCGGCCGTGAGTCGGTACATCCTCACCAACTCGGCGTACCAGACGTGGTTCGCCTCCCGCTTCGCGGTGGCCACCTTCGAGAACGAGATGAAGTGGTACAGCACGGAGCCGGCGCCCGGGCGCGAGGACTACACGGTCCCAGACGCCATGATGGCGTTCGCCAAGTCCAACGGCATCGCCGTGCGTGGCCACAACGTGTTCTGGGACCAGCCCAGCCAGCAGCCCGGGTGGGTGCAGTCGCTTCCATACCCGCAGCTGCTGGCGGCGGCGTCGCGGCGGATCCGCTCCGTCGTGTCGCGCTACGCCGGGCAGGTCATCGGCTGGGACGTGGTCAACGAGAACCTGCACTTCAACTTCTACGAGGGCCGCTTCGGCTGGGACGCGTCCACCGCCTTCTACGCCGCCGCGCGCCTGCTGGACGCCGGCTCCGCGCTCATGTTCATGAACGAGTACAACACGCTGGAGCAGCCGGGCGACATGGCCGCGCTGCCGGCCAGGTACCTGCAGCGCCTGCAGCAGATCATCGCCGCCTACCCGGAGAACGGCGCCGGCATGGCCATCGGCCTCGAGGGCCACTTCACCAACCCAAACATCCCCTACATGCGCGCCGCCCTCGACACCCTCGCCCAGGCCGGCATCCCCGTCTGGCTCACCGAGGTCGACGTCGCCCCAGGCCCCTCGCAGGCGCAGCACCTGGAGGAGGTGCTGCGGGAGGCGTACGCGCACCCGGCGGTGCAGGGGATCGTCATCTGGTCGGCGTGGCGGCCGCAGGGGTGCTACGTCATGTGCCTCACCGACAACAACTTCAAGAACCTGCCGCAGGGGGACGTCGTGGACCGCCTCATCGCCGAGTGGCGCGCGACACCGGAGGCCGGCGCCACGGACGCGCAGGGCTACTTCGAGgccgagctcgtccacggcgagtATAAGGTCACCGTCAGCCACCCGGCGCTCAACAGCTCCATCTCCCGAAGCGTCAAGGTGGAGCTGGGCACAGGGAGTGAGCACTACTTCATTGACATGCAGGTCTAG